The Vibrio penaeicida sequence CCCCGTGCCTGAAGGGAGGGCTACGGTAAGGGCAGCAATGTTTGCTTCTTTTTTCCAATCCAATATTTCATTTGCCAGCTGTCTTACGCCATATTCTGCCAATTCACTTCGGCCGCCTTCTGGAACAAAAAGGCAACGGTTGTCGGGCTTTCTGATCTCTTTTATGTAGCGCTCGCTATTTAGTGCATTGTCTCCGTCGCGTTCCAATTGGCTTACATCAATAATCTTTGCCCCTAAATCCAGCGCTGCGCGGTAGTTACCTTTGGGGTTTTCTAATACATAAGACGGGATATGATCCACATAAAACTCGAAGCTCCACCCTTTTAAGTGGGCGAGTGCGGCTAACGAATACAAAGAGTTGGCTTGAACAGAACCGTGCCCAATAACCGTATTAACTTCTGGGTATTCGGTGTTCAGCAGCTGCATAAATTTTCTGGCTTTGTTGCCGCTAAATTGAGGATGAAGGAGTTCATCTCTCTTTAGGTAAAAAGTAATGTCATCAACGCAGTGTTGAGTA is a genomic window containing:
- a CDS encoding 1-aminocyclopropane-1-carboxylate deaminase/D-cysteine desulfhydrase, yielding MKLQASPITQHCVDDITFYLKRDELLHPQFSGNKARKFMQLLNTEYPEVNTVIGHGSVQANSLYSLAALAHLKGWSFEFYVDHIPSYVLENPKGNYRAALDLGAKIIDVSQLERDGDNALNSERYIKEIRKPDNRCLFVPEGGRSELAEYGVRQLANEILDWKKEANIAALTVALPSGTGTTSLYLNKHLEKHNIRVVTCACVGGDEYLMQQWQSLNEEQFPYILNTGKKHHFGKLYQADFDMWKKLKQQTNVEFDLLYDPLMWRCLIQDYEKEQHGTLLYIHQGGLLGNETMLPRYFRKFGEQSS